In Fimbriimonadales bacterium, a genomic segment contains:
- the mnmE gene encoding tRNA uridine-5-carboxymethylaminomethyl(34) synthesis GTPase MnmE, with amino-acid sequence MHNLSDTIVAPITGPFRAPVAWIRVSGPKAWEIAERIFRCKESPPWKPRHCYFGDIVFRNEKIDEGFLILFEEGKSYTEESLFEMSCHGSPLIVRRIVNAIQDLGARFARPGEFTERAFMNGRIDLTQAEAVAETVAVATHAQEIRARLLREGKLSEAISRLEERIANQLALAEATIDFSEEIGDLNRKQVHDELIAVLEEMNTLLESAKRARLFREGIRIAVVGRPNVGKSSLMNALLGMERAIVTEIPGTTRDTIEETVSIEGFPVVLTDTAGIRETKDKVEQMGVERSKQAIRNADLVMFLYEANVGWTREDEELYHELERKPGLFVANKIDLGIAETVSKEHSLVSALSGEGLDDLGKELIREFETGGEIPLVNERHINDLQEAKKSLLHAAETLLSDLPTDLVCVDLHGALQAIGRITGRTATEEIIEKVFRDFCIGK; translated from the coding sequence GTGCACAACTTATCAGACACTATCGTGGCGCCGATAACGGGACCTTTTCGGGCTCCGGTGGCGTGGATTCGAGTCTCCGGTCCTAAAGCATGGGAGATCGCAGAACGTATTTTCCGCTGCAAAGAAAGTCCTCCATGGAAACCGCGTCATTGCTATTTCGGCGACATCGTTTTCCGGAATGAAAAAATAGACGAAGGGTTTTTGATTCTTTTCGAAGAAGGGAAAAGTTACACCGAAGAATCGCTCTTCGAAATGAGTTGCCATGGAAGCCCGTTAATCGTAAGGCGTATCGTGAATGCTATCCAAGATTTGGGCGCTCGTTTTGCGCGCCCTGGAGAATTCACGGAGCGCGCTTTCATGAACGGTCGTATAGATCTCACCCAAGCAGAGGCGGTTGCAGAAACAGTTGCAGTGGCAACGCATGCGCAGGAAATCCGTGCGCGGCTTTTGCGCGAAGGAAAATTATCGGAAGCCATTTCCCGTCTCGAAGAAAGAATTGCGAATCAACTTGCGCTTGCTGAGGCGACAATAGACTTTTCGGAAGAAATTGGAGATTTGAATCGTAAGCAAGTTCATGACGAACTCATCGCAGTTCTTGAAGAAATGAACACTCTGCTCGAAAGCGCGAAACGAGCAAGACTCTTCCGTGAGGGAATTCGCATTGCGGTGGTAGGAAGACCGAATGTAGGGAAATCTTCTTTGATGAATGCATTATTAGGGATGGAGCGAGCAATCGTTACGGAGATTCCTGGAACCACACGAGACACCATCGAAGAAACGGTTTCCATCGAAGGTTTTCCCGTCGTGCTGACAGATACAGCAGGGATTCGGGAGACGAAAGACAAAGTAGAACAAATGGGAGTCGAGCGCTCGAAGCAAGCGATTCGAAACGCAGATTTAGTAATGTTCTTGTACGAAGCAAACGTCGGTTGGACGCGAGAAGACGAAGAACTTTATCATGAACTCGAACGCAAACCAGGTCTTTTTGTTGCGAATAAAATAGATTTGGGTATTGCGGAAACTGTTTCGAAAGAACATTCGTTGGTCAGCGCGCTTTCAGGAGAGGGTCTCGACGATTTGGGGAAAGAATTGATACGAGAGTTCGAAACGGGTGGCGAGATTCCGCTCGTAAACGAAAGACATATAAACGATTTGCAAGAGGCGAAAAAATCTTTGTTGCATGCCGCGGAGACACTTCTTTCGGATTTACCGACAGACTTAGTTTGCGTGGATTTACATGGAGCATTGCAAGCAATAGGCAGAATAACGGGACGCACGGCGACCGAGGAAATCATCGAGAAAGTGTTTCGAGATTTTTGCATCGGAAAGTAA
- a CDS encoding MFS transporter: protein MSHALPRRSLLWHFGLSAYWFSTSLKWFVLLSVILPGQVEQLVPGGEKGKFWGRVVMLGAIWAMIGPSLFGFLSDRVRTRFGRWKPFVAIGAALTVVALMILANPKQYFVIVIGYLFLQVADDIGQGPYSSLIPALVSEEERGRASGILGLLRLSAQVTGGIIALVLRDVFKIYVAIAIVTILCALITLLSVREEPGFEKPKSNSFYKAWIQPWKDADFRWMWFTRFLNALGFYLISIYLLYFLIDRVRDYKILGWTIADPAHLGSKEEAAKITMFMLALSISFMGGIGALIGGKLTDTIGRKRVIMISGLIMAATIPPFIFYPHFGLLVSLAVVFGVAYGMNQSAEWALASDVMPNREELAKDMGLWQSSIATPQVLTGVSGMLLDWGNRLADGFGYQLIFLLSACAFLLGTVLVRKIRRSR from the coding sequence ATGAGCCACGCACTTCCGAGGAGAAGCCTTCTGTGGCATTTCGGGCTTTCGGCTTACTGGTTTTCGACGAGCCTGAAATGGTTCGTGCTCCTTTCCGTAATTTTGCCCGGTCAAGTAGAGCAGCTCGTTCCGGGTGGGGAGAAAGGGAAGTTTTGGGGAAGGGTTGTGATGCTCGGTGCTATTTGGGCGATGATAGGACCGAGTCTTTTCGGTTTTCTAAGCGACCGTGTAAGAACTCGTTTCGGAAGATGGAAACCTTTCGTCGCGATCGGTGCGGCGCTTACGGTCGTCGCTCTCATGATTTTAGCGAATCCGAAACAATATTTCGTAATCGTAATAGGATATTTGTTTCTGCAAGTTGCGGACGACATCGGGCAAGGACCGTACAGCAGTTTGATTCCTGCGTTAGTTTCCGAGGAGGAACGAGGTCGCGCGAGCGGAATTTTAGGGCTTTTGCGTCTATCGGCGCAAGTCACGGGGGGGATTATCGCGTTGGTTTTGCGGGATGTGTTCAAAATATATGTTGCGATAGCAATCGTCACGATTCTTTGCGCTTTGATTACTTTATTGAGCGTTCGCGAGGAGCCCGGATTCGAGAAACCGAAATCGAACAGTTTCTATAAGGCATGGATTCAGCCATGGAAGGATGCGGATTTTCGTTGGATGTGGTTTACCCGGTTTTTGAACGCACTGGGGTTTTATTTGATTTCGATTTATTTACTGTATTTTTTAATAGATAGGGTAAGGGATTACAAAATTCTCGGATGGACGATTGCAGACCCAGCGCATTTAGGCTCGAAAGAAGAGGCTGCGAAAATCACGATGTTCATGTTAGCGCTTTCCATTTCTTTCATGGGGGGGATAGGTGCGCTGATTGGCGGAAAACTCACGGACACGATTGGGCGTAAGCGAGTCATCATGATTTCGGGGCTGATTATGGCTGCGACGATTCCTCCTTTTATTTTCTATCCTCATTTCGGGCTGTTGGTTTCTTTGGCGGTTGTTTTCGGCGTGGCTTATGGCATGAATCAGTCCGCGGAATGGGCTTTAGCGTCGGACGTGATGCCGAATCGCGAGGAACTCGCAAAGGACATGGGTCTTTGGCAATCGAGCATCGCAACCCCTCAAGTGCTCACCGGAGTGTCGGGAATGCTTCTGGATTGGGGAAATCGCCTGGCGGATGGCTTCGGATATCAACTCATCTTTCTTTTATCGGCTTGCGCGTTTCTTTTAGGAACTGTTTTAGTTCGCAAGATACGAAGGTCTCGCTAA
- a CDS encoding PstS family phosphate ABC transporter substrate-binding protein encodes MNKHIFKILPIIGTAPIFLFFGCQPKMESQTTSLTENAQQLSGTINIDGSSTVAPVSSAVAEEFANIAPNVKVVVKTSGTGGGFKKFVVGEIDISDASRPIEPEEIEKAKQNGIEFIEIPIGYDGLSVVVNPKNTFVDYLTVEELKRIWEPGSKVKKWSDVRPTFPNKEIKLYGPGRDSGTFDYFCEAILKTKKESRQDYQASEDDNFLVTGVSGDPNALGYFGYAYYEQNKDKLRVVPIDNGKGPVAPSPETVQSGEYQPLSRPLFIYVSKKAAERPEVKAFVEFYLSEEGRELIRAEGYMPLPDEVYAAVLERFRAGMTGSVFEGIPHVGADLRKLYAQGG; translated from the coding sequence ATGAACAAACACATATTCAAAATCTTGCCCATTATCGGAACCGCGCCTATATTTCTTTTTTTCGGCTGTCAACCTAAAATGGAAAGTCAAACGACTTCACTCACAGAAAACGCCCAGCAGTTATCCGGAACGATTAACATAGACGGCTCGAGCACGGTAGCCCCCGTCTCCTCGGCGGTTGCAGAAGAATTCGCTAACATCGCCCCTAATGTCAAAGTGGTCGTGAAGACCAGTGGAACAGGTGGAGGTTTCAAGAAATTCGTCGTCGGAGAAATTGACATAAGCGATGCTTCCCGCCCCATCGAGCCAGAGGAAATCGAGAAAGCCAAACAAAACGGCATAGAATTCATCGAAATTCCTATCGGATACGATGGATTGAGCGTCGTCGTAAATCCTAAAAATACTTTCGTAGATTATTTGACCGTCGAAGAGTTAAAACGTATTTGGGAGCCTGGAAGCAAAGTCAAAAAGTGGAGCGACGTTCGTCCTACTTTCCCGAATAAAGAAATCAAGTTATATGGTCCGGGAAGAGACTCTGGAACGTTCGATTATTTTTGCGAGGCGATTCTAAAAACAAAAAAAGAATCGCGTCAAGATTATCAAGCGAGCGAAGACGATAATTTCCTCGTCACCGGCGTAAGCGGCGACCCGAATGCATTGGGGTATTTCGGGTACGCATATTACGAGCAAAATAAAGACAAACTTCGCGTTGTGCCAATTGATAACGGCAAAGGTCCTGTCGCACCCTCACCGGAAACTGTGCAAAGTGGCGAGTATCAACCTCTCAGTAGGCCACTATTTATTTATGTAAGTAAAAAAGCAGCGGAAAGACCGGAAGTGAAAGCGTTTGTCGAGTTTTATCTGAGCGAAGAAGGAAGAGAACTAATTCGAGCGGAAGGATATATGCCATTGCCCGATGAAGTTTACGCTGCGGTTTTGGAACGTTTCCGAGCAGGAATGACCGGCTCTGTATTCGAGGGAATTCCCCATGTCGGTGCAGATCTCAGAAAACTCTATGCCCAAGGAGGATAA